DNA from Mycolicibacterium alvei:
GTACGAAGCCAATCACGAGCCGCAGTTGCAGAGCGCGCGCGACCTGCGCGCAGCCGCCGCGCAAACGGCGTGAGCGGCAACGAGAGCGGCTCTTGGGAGCTGCCGGAAGAGCTCGTAATGCTGCGCGATACCGTGCGGCGGTTCATGGATGCGCACGTGCATCCGCTCGAGGAGAAACTCGACCACGACACAGTCGGACTGCCCCGTGAGCAACTGGTCGAGTTGCAGTCGAAGGCCCGCGAACTCGGACTGTGGGCTCTGCAGACACCTGAGCAATATGGTGGCGCCGGCCTGAGCGTGCTCGGCCAGGTGGTGGTCGCCGAGGAAGCCGCGAAATGCCGGATGGGAGCGTTCTTCCCAGCGCTCGGCGCATTCGGGGGTAACCCACCCAATATCATGTTCAAGGCCTCGGCCGAGCAGTTCGAGAAGTACGCCCGGCCGATCATCGACGGCACTATGTCGAAGGCGTACACCGCGATTACCGAAGCCTCCGGCGGATCCGATCCGGCTCGGGCGATCAAGCTCAAAGCGGTCCGAGATGGCGATACGTATGTGCTCGACGGCTCCAAGATGTGGATCTCGCACGCGCCCGGCGCCGACTGGGGGGTCGTGTACGCCCGCACCGGCGAAGGCCGCCAAGGCATCTCGGCATTCATCCTGGAGAAGGACACCACCGGAGTCACGTTCAGCCGCATCCCGGTGATGGCTTCCTTCGCCCCCTACGAACTGCACTTCGACAACGTGCTGTTGGCGGCGGATCAACTGATCGGCGCAGAGGGCCAAGGTTTTTCGCTGGCGAGTGATTTCCTCATCCACGGCCGCATCCTTTACGCTGCCGGACCGATCGGGATCGCGCAGAGCGCGCTGGACCTGGCCTGCCAGTGGGCCAAGGACCGTGACGTGTTCGGCGGCAGGCTGGCCGACAAGCAGGGTGTGCAGTGGATGCTGGTGGACAGCGAGGTCGAACTGCGCGCCGCCCGGCTGTTGATGTACCAAGCCGCCTGGAATGCCGACCTGGGCCGCAATGTCCGGGTGGACGCGTCGGTGGCCAAGATGTACGGCACTGAGGTGGCCTACAAGGTCGTTGATCGGTGTATCCAGCTTCATGGCGCCCTGGGCATTTCCGCGGAGTTGCCACTGGAGCGCTGGTTCCGTGACCTGCGGGTCAAGCGACTCGGCGAGGGCGCCACCGAGGTCCAGCGCGAGGTCATTGCCCGATCACTGTTGAGATAGTTATATAGTTCGCTAATTGTCGGTGATAGGGGTCACGTGCGCTACAACCTGATGTTCCCGATGCGGGCGGTCAAGCATTGGAATCGGTGGTCCGAGGGCGCCGCCATCGGCGATATCGCGCGGCTGGTCGAAGAGGCCGGCTTCGACGGTTTCGCGATGTCGGAGCACCCCTACCCCGACAAGCAGTGGTTGGCCCACGGTGGCCACCACGCGTTCGACCCGTTCGTATCGCTGAGTTTCGCCGCTGCCGCAACCACCCGCATCCGGGTGATGACCTACATCCTGGTGTCGGGTTACCGCAGCCCGTATCTCACAGCCAAGGGCGCCGCGAGTCTGGACCTGCTGTCCGGCGGCCGTTTCACCCTGGGCACCGGAGCCGGCTACCTGAAGTCCGAATTCGAAGCACTGGGGGCCGATTTCGGTCACCGCGGCGCACTGCTGGACGAGGCGATCGCCGCGTGGCGAGCCACTTGGGCGGGCATCGATCATGACGGCCCGGCGTTCGGCGCGAACGGCCACATCGCCCTGCCGCCCCCACTGACTCCTGGCGGTCCCCCGGTGTGGATCGGCGGCAACAGCACCGCCGCACAGCGTCGCGTCGTCGAGACCGCCGACGGGTGGATGCCGATGGCTGCCTCGGGCGAGATGGCCGCCATTACCCGGGCCCGCCCGCTGGAAGACATTGGGACGTTAAGTGAATGGATAGGTTCGGTGAACAAGAGACGGGCCGAGCTCGACCGTGGCCCGGCCGATGTGTCGTTCGTGCCGTTCGAGGGCGACCTGCTCGCCAGCGGCGACTGCGCGGCATTCTCGTCTGCGGTGCAGCCCAAGCTGGACGCTTACGCAGAGGCGGGCGTCACATGGATCACCATCGAGCCGGCCAGCCGGAGTTTCAGCGACTTCCGCACCGATATCGACGTGCTGGCGTCGCAGCTGATCGACCGCTGAGAGGACTGCGACCCGTGACTCTGCCCGCCCTCGTCCTCGTCCACGGCGGAGAGCACGCTGCCGACTGCTGGGAGCTGACGATTACCGAGTTGCGCTGCCAGGAACCAGGATTGCGCGTCCTCGCGGTAGACCTGCCAGGCCATGGCAATAAGCCCGGAGATCTCGCCACCGCCACCATTGGTGAGTGGGTGGATTCGGTCGTCGCCGACATCGAGGAAGCGGATCTGGGTGACATCGTGATCGTCGGTCACTCGATGGCCGGCGTCACCGTGCCCGGCGTGGTGGCGAAGCTGGGTGCGTCACAGGTGCGGGAGATGGTCCTGGCCACCGCGTTCGTGCCGCGGCAAGGCCAGGCGATCGTGGATACCCTCAGCGGCCCCTTGGCGTTCTTCGCCCGACGTGCCGCCAGAACGGGCAACCCGGTGAAGGTGCCACGGTTGGCGGCGCAATACGCCTTCTGCAATGGCATGACACGCGCACAACGCAAGTTCACGATGTCGCGGCTCTACGCGGAGTCGGCCCGGATTCCTGCCGAACCCGTCGACCGCAGCGGACTCCCCGACGAGGTGCCGCGCACGTGGATTCTGACCACCCATGATCGGGCGCTGTCGCTGAATTCCCAGCGGGCCAGCATCGCAGCACTCGGTGGGGTGCAGGACGTGATCCCCGTCGATGCCTGCCACGATGTGATGATCAGTCACCCGGAACGGATGGCACGCATACTCATCGATCGGTGCCGGCTGAGAGGAGAAGGGTGAGTGCCGAGTTGTTTCTTCGTCACCGACGGCGATAGTTATGTACCAACCCCTTTGGCGCGCGGGCCATGGGGTCCATCACTCAGTGGTCACTACGTAGGCGGGTTGCTCGGGCGCGCGGTCGAGCAGGAAATCAACGACGCCGATACTGATCTCCAGCCCGCCCGGCTGACGGTCGACCTGCTCAGACCCGTCGCGCTGTCACCCCTGCAGGTGCATTCATCGGTAGTGCGTGACGGACGCCGACTTCGGCTCGTCGACGCGGTGATGACTCAGAACGACGTCTTGGTGGCACGGGCCAGCGCCTTGTTCCTCCGCCACAGCGAGCACACCACAGACACGGTGTGGACAACGCCCATGACGATGCCCGAGATCCCTGCGGAACTCGACATGCCGAACGACGACCACCTCATGCTGTTCCACTCCTACGGCCGCGATCCGGTTGCGGGCAGTCCGGGTGTCGGGGGCGACGAGTGGAGTCACGGCGGACAGAAGTTCGCCTGGGTGCGGGAGACCAAGTCGCTCGTCGACGCCGAGCCGCTGTCCCCTTTCACGCGCGCCGCGATGGCCGGGGACGTAACCAGCTCGATCACCCATTGGGGTGCCGACGGACTGCAGTTCATCAACGCCGACTACACCCTCACGCTCAGCCGGTTGCCAGAAGGTCCCTACATTGGTTTGGCGGCGGTGACGCACTACGGCCATGCCGGGGTCGGCACCGGCGTCGCCACGCTGTTCGACAAGGCGGGGCCCATCGGCAGCGGCGTGGCAACAGCGTTGGTGAACCCCGGATTCACGCCACCGTCCTCACTGGTGTCGCCCTGAGCTCGACAGGGCTCAGGTGATCGCCCCTTCGATCTTCAGCTCGATCAGGTCGTGATCACCAATGCCCAATTCCCGCAACACCTCGTCGGTGTGTTCGGCGAACATCGGCGCCCGGGTGAGATGTGCGGCCGCTTCGTCGAACTTCACCGGATTGGCCACCAGCCGCTGCTTATTGCCCTGTGCGTCAATGACATCGGCGATGCGCCCGTTGGCGATCAGCGATTCGTCATTTGCCGCCTCCCAGGCATCCTGCACCGGCGCCCACTGACCGCCGGACAGGTTAAGCAGGTGTTTACACTCGTCGAACGTCCGTGAACCGATCGCCCGCGCGATCAGCGCGGCGGCGTCGTCGGAGTAGGCCGCGAGCGATTCCAGCGAGGCGAACCGCTCATCGTCGGCAGCCTCCTTCAGACCGAACAGCCGGCATACCGGCGACCAGTAGCGGGTCGGCTGCAGCATCGACAACTGGATGAACCGGCCATCCGAGCACCGGTAGGTCCCGGTCAGTGGGTTGCCGGGAGCCTGGCCGCGGTGGTCGATTTTTGGTAGCGGGCAGTCGTACAGCATCGCCAGATTCAGGTTGAACTGGTTGGCCCACGCCCCAACTGCCAGCAGAGAGACGTCGATGACAGAGGTCTGGCCCGTGGCCTGCCGGCCATACAGCGCCGCCGCCACTGCACCCGCGATGGTGATACCGCCCATGTTGTCGCCGTAACCACCTGCCGGCATGCCCGTCGGAGCGTCGGAGTCACTGTTCGTCACCCCGTCGGCGCTACCCGAGCGGGCCCAGAAAGCCGTGACGTCGTATGCACCAGCGTCCCGGTCGGGCCCTTCGCTTCCGAAGCCGCTTCCCGCCACGTAGACGATCGAAGGGTTGATCCGCCTGATCTCATCGAGATCGATCCGAAGCTTGGCCCGCGCCTGGGGCAGGTAGTTGGTCAGAAACACATCGCTGCGTCGGACGAGTTCCTCGAATACCGGGCGCGACTGGTTGAGCGCA
Protein-coding regions in this window:
- a CDS encoding thioesterase family protein encodes the protein MPSCFFVTDGDSYVPTPLARGPWGPSLSGHYVGGLLGRAVEQEINDADTDLQPARLTVDLLRPVALSPLQVHSSVVRDGRRLRLVDAVMTQNDVLVARASALFLRHSEHTTDTVWTTPMTMPEIPAELDMPNDDHLMLFHSYGRDPVAGSPGVGGDEWSHGGQKFAWVRETKSLVDAEPLSPFTRAAMAGDVTSSITHWGADGLQFINADYTLTLSRLPEGPYIGLAAVTHYGHAGVGTGVATLFDKAGPIGSGVATALVNPGFTPPSSLVSP
- a CDS encoding acyl-CoA dehydrogenase family protein, producing MLRDTVRRFMDAHVHPLEEKLDHDTVGLPREQLVELQSKARELGLWALQTPEQYGGAGLSVLGQVVVAEEAAKCRMGAFFPALGAFGGNPPNIMFKASAEQFEKYARPIIDGTMSKAYTAITEASGGSDPARAIKLKAVRDGDTYVLDGSKMWISHAPGADWGVVYARTGEGRQGISAFILEKDTTGVTFSRIPVMASFAPYELHFDNVLLAADQLIGAEGQGFSLASDFLIHGRILYAAGPIGIAQSALDLACQWAKDRDVFGGRLADKQGVQWMLVDSEVELRAARLLMYQAAWNADLGRNVRVDASVAKMYGTEVAYKVVDRCIQLHGALGISAELPLERWFRDLRVKRLGEGATEVQREVIARSLLR
- a CDS encoding alpha/beta fold hydrolase; amino-acid sequence: MTLPALVLVHGGEHAADCWELTITELRCQEPGLRVLAVDLPGHGNKPGDLATATIGEWVDSVVADIEEADLGDIVIVGHSMAGVTVPGVVAKLGASQVREMVLATAFVPRQGQAIVDTLSGPLAFFARRAARTGNPVKVPRLAAQYAFCNGMTRAQRKFTMSRLYAESARIPAEPVDRSGLPDEVPRTWILTTHDRALSLNSQRASIAALGGVQDVIPVDACHDVMISHPERMARILIDRCRLRGEG
- a CDS encoding TIGR03619 family F420-dependent LLM class oxidoreductase; protein product: MFPMRAVKHWNRWSEGAAIGDIARLVEEAGFDGFAMSEHPYPDKQWLAHGGHHAFDPFVSLSFAAAATTRIRVMTYILVSGYRSPYLTAKGAASLDLLSGGRFTLGTGAGYLKSEFEALGADFGHRGALLDEAIAAWRATWAGIDHDGPAFGANGHIALPPPLTPGGPPVWIGGNSTAAQRRVVETADGWMPMAASGEMAAITRARPLEDIGTLSEWIGSVNKRRAELDRGPADVSFVPFEGDLLASGDCAAFSSAVQPKLDAYAEAGVTWITIEPASRSFSDFRTDIDVLASQLIDR
- a CDS encoding CaiB/BaiF CoA transferase family protein, with amino-acid sequence MQKPMTGVRVLEVAQFTFVPSAGAVLADWGADVIKIENPVTGDGQRGLVTVGGRSATAPGVAFVPMIEAPNRGKRSVGLSLALNQSRPVFEELVRRSDVFLTNYLPQARAKLRIDLDEIRRINPSIVYVAGSGFGSEGPDRDAGAYDVTAFWARSGSADGVTNSDSDAPTGMPAGGYGDNMGGITIAGAVAAALYGRQATGQTSVIDVSLLAVGAWANQFNLNLAMLYDCPLPKIDHRGQAPGNPLTGTYRCSDGRFIQLSMLQPTRYWSPVCRLFGLKEAADDERFASLESLAAYSDDAAALIARAIGSRTFDECKHLLNLSGGQWAPVQDAWEAANDESLIANGRIADVIDAQGNKQRLVANPVKFDEAAAHLTRAPMFAEHTDEVLRELGIGDHDLIELKIEGAIT